A portion of the Spartobacteria bacterium genome contains these proteins:
- a CDS encoding xylose isomerase: MQVEGSECHLTYCLNVHAGTAWADQFAAIQATSKKLHERIAPGTMFGLGLWLGARAVDELLQPGTLREFRNFLEHDQLYVFTLNAFPYGVFHGERVKERVYQPDWTTAARRDYTCRAADVLSELLPSGMTGSISSVPLGYKFDGKDTETTIAACIVSLMDVVVHLDALFQSKGTLIQLALEPEPDCLLENTQECIDFFARLRRDGREMLAKRLRCKESEAEALIVRYIGVCLDTCHFSVGFESPATALHRFADAGIAIPKLQISAALKGDPATMEWPRLEALCDPVYLHQTRFRATDGVVQSYRDLPEALTHWQKWSSCDRAGDSRIHFHVPLYFSSHQGLQSTSDELDAAFFDEVQKQHITHCEIETYTFDVLPDELKCADIIDSIAREYAWTLERI, from the coding sequence ATGCAAGTTGAAGGATCGGAATGTCATCTGACGTATTGTCTCAATGTCCATGCCGGTACCGCCTGGGCCGACCAGTTTGCCGCCATACAGGCCACGTCAAAAAAATTACATGAACGCATCGCACCCGGGACGATGTTTGGGCTTGGCTTATGGCTTGGCGCACGGGCTGTCGATGAATTACTGCAGCCGGGTACGTTGCGGGAGTTTCGTAACTTTTTGGAGCATGATCAACTGTATGTTTTTACGCTGAACGCGTTTCCTTATGGAGTCTTTCACGGGGAACGGGTTAAGGAACGGGTTTATCAGCCCGACTGGACGACTGCTGCGCGGCGTGATTATACCTGTCGTGCTGCCGACGTACTGTCAGAATTGCTGCCCTCCGGCATGACTGGAAGTATCAGTTCTGTCCCGCTGGGGTATAAATTCGATGGAAAAGACACGGAAACAACGATAGCTGCCTGCATTGTATCCCTAATGGACGTGGTCGTGCATTTGGATGCGCTGTTTCAGTCGAAGGGGACTTTGATCCAGCTGGCGTTGGAGCCAGAACCGGATTGTCTTCTGGAAAACACGCAGGAATGCATCGATTTCTTTGCACGACTGCGTCGGGACGGGCGGGAGATGCTCGCCAAACGCCTGAGGTGCAAGGAGTCCGAGGCCGAAGCCTTGATTGTTCGCTACATCGGCGTTTGTCTTGATACCTGCCATTTTTCTGTGGGTTTTGAATCACCAGCTACTGCGCTGCATCGGTTCGCCGACGCCGGCATCGCTATTCCTAAGCTGCAGATCAGTGCTGCGTTGAAAGGTGATCCGGCCACAATGGAATGGCCACGTTTGGAGGCACTGTGCGATCCCGTTTATCTGCATCAGACACGTTTTCGCGCGACAGATGGTGTGGTGCAGTCGTATCGTGACCTGCCGGAGGCACTGACGCACTGGCAGAAATGGTCTTCGTGCGACAGGGCAGGGGATAGCCGTATCCATTTTCATGTTCCGCTCTATTTTTCGTCCCATCAGGGATTGCAGTCAACGTCCGACGAGCTGGATGCCGCATTCTTCGACGAAGTGCAAAAGCAGCATATTACCCACTGTGAAATAGAGACCTATACCTTCGATGTGCTGCCGGATGAGCTTAAATGTGCCGATATCATCGACAGCATCGCCCGCGAGTATGCCTGGACCTTGGAAAGGATATAA
- a CDS encoding 3-dehydroquinate synthase codes for MQQQNEWQIEQTVQVDFRYPVIFTSYAMDPRRDLLVRTMNRPGEHRRHRVIVFWDEGLARAYPAYEELIRGYFDQHSDSLILVADPFPVPGGESAKNQRDAFERIIDALGHTEYKLCRQSYVLAIGGGSMLDVVGFAASLVHRGMRLIRMPSTVLAQNDAGVGIKNGVNRFGQKNYLGTFAPPFAVINDFSLLRTLPNDHWRGGIAEAFKVAVIKDRHFFDQLCNDAESLKKREPEPMETLIRRCAELHLNHICEGGDPFETGTARPLDFGHWAAHRLEILSKHALGHGQAVAIGVALDCCYAFRLGFVSEGERGTVLRGLHRAGLPVYSEWLETKTAEGTLSILRGLDDFQEHLGGQLTITLPDGLGQSKDVHEMDVTRIEQSIADLKACSEAIHAS; via the coding sequence ATGCAGCAGCAGAATGAATGGCAGATAGAGCAGACAGTTCAGGTTGATTTCAGATATCCAGTAATTTTTACATCCTATGCGATGGATCCGCGCCGCGACCTGCTGGTTCGAACGATGAATCGGCCGGGTGAGCATCGTCGTCATCGTGTGATTGTATTTTGGGATGAAGGATTGGCCCGGGCTTATCCGGCCTATGAGGAGCTGATAAGGGGCTATTTTGATCAGCACAGTGATTCACTGATACTGGTTGCAGATCCTTTTCCTGTCCCGGGCGGTGAATCGGCCAAAAATCAGCGAGATGCATTTGAGCGGATTATTGATGCGCTGGGGCATACGGAATACAAACTATGCAGGCAAAGCTATGTGCTGGCCATCGGCGGCGGCAGTATGCTGGATGTGGTGGGATTTGCTGCGTCTCTGGTTCACCGTGGCATGCGGCTGATTCGTATGCCCAGTACGGTTCTAGCGCAAAATGATGCCGGAGTGGGAATTAAAAACGGGGTGAACCGTTTTGGACAGAAAAATTATCTGGGGACATTTGCTCCGCCCTTTGCGGTGATTAATGATTTTTCTTTGCTTCGGACGCTGCCCAATGATCACTGGCGCGGCGGGATTGCGGAGGCTTTTAAGGTGGCCGTGATCAAGGATCGTCACTTTTTCGATCAGTTGTGCAATGATGCCGAGTCACTCAAAAAACGGGAGCCCGAACCCATGGAGACGCTGATCCGCCGCTGTGCGGAGCTGCATCTGAATCATATTTGTGAAGGCGGGGATCCTTTTGAAACAGGGACGGCGCGTCCGCTGGATTTTGGACACTGGGCAGCCCATCGGTTGGAAATTTTGTCAAAACATGCATTGGGACACGGTCAGGCGGTTGCCATCGGCGTGGCTCTGGATTGTTGTTATGCTTTTCGTCTGGGTTTTGTTAGTGAGGGCGAGCGGGGGACGGTTTTACGTGGATTGCATCGTGCGGGGTTACCTGTTTATTCTGAATGGCTGGAAACAAAGACCGCAGAGGGCACGTTGAGCATTCTGCGCGGACTGGATGATTTCCAAGAACATCTGGGTGGACAGTTGACCATTACTTTGCCGGACGGATTGGGACAATCCAAGGATGTGCATGAGATGGATGTGACACGGATTGAACAGTCTATAGCTGATCTAAAAGCGTGCAGCGAGGCGATTCATGCAAGTTGA
- a CDS encoding glucose-1-phosphate adenylyltransferase: MERFNAVAVILGGGEGSRLQPLTKERAKPAVPLAGKYRLVDIPISNCLNSHIRKIYLLTQFNSVSLHQHVQSSYNFDQFHQGFVRIMAAQQTPKSNAWFHGTADAVRQVLGYLEDTKPDFVVVLSGDQLYRMDFVDVLRKHIENKAELTITTKPVDRAETLGLGIMQVDAAGRINDFVEKPTRDEQLEPLRAPMYENERYLASMGIYVFNTKTLIHLLDNDQKDFGHDIIPGAIKDHRVFSYIFDGYWKDIGTVGAFWEANLALTDPLPEFSFYDSDSPIFTHMRYLPPSKINCCDLNRCLLAEGCVVSGHRILHSVIGIRAVIGDGTVIENSVVMGADYYENEAPAGLPKLGIGRDCYISRAIIDKNARIGDGCYITPDGKPDPFESDLYTVRDGVICIPKTTVLPAGTRL; this comes from the coding sequence ATGGAACGATTCAATGCTGTGGCAGTCATTCTCGGAGGTGGTGAAGGTTCTCGTTTACAGCCACTTACAAAGGAACGTGCAAAACCGGCGGTTCCTCTTGCAGGCAAATATCGCCTTGTTGATATTCCCATCAGTAACTGTCTGAACAGTCACATCCGCAAGATATACCTGCTTACCCAGTTCAACAGTGTATCGCTTCATCAGCATGTGCAGTCTTCATACAATTTCGATCAGTTTCATCAGGGATTTGTTCGTATTATGGCCGCGCAGCAGACGCCGAAAAGCAATGCATGGTTTCATGGAACCGCCGATGCCGTGCGTCAGGTGCTGGGATATTTAGAAGATACCAAGCCGGATTTTGTCGTGGTGCTGTCCGGTGATCAGCTTTATCGCATGGACTTTGTTGATGTGCTGCGTAAGCACATAGAGAACAAGGCCGAGCTTACCATTACAACTAAGCCTGTGGATCGTGCGGAAACCCTTGGTCTGGGTATCATGCAGGTAGATGCAGCGGGGCGGATCAATGATTTTGTCGAAAAGCCCACCAGAGATGAACAGCTCGAGCCGCTACGTGCTCCGATGTACGAAAACGAACGCTATCTCGCAAGCATGGGTATTTATGTGTTTAACACAAAAACACTGATCCATTTGCTGGATAATGATCAAAAGGATTTTGGTCACGATATTATTCCTGGTGCGATCAAGGATCATCGCGTGTTCAGTTACATATTTGATGGATACTGGAAAGATATCGGAACCGTAGGCGCATTCTGGGAAGCCAATCTGGCACTGACGGATCCGCTTCCTGAATTTTCTTTTTATGATTCGGACTCACCGATCTTCACCCATATGCGATACCTTCCGCCGTCAAAAATCAACTGCTGCGATCTCAATCGCTGTCTGCTGGCAGAAGGGTGCGTCGTTTCCGGCCATCGTATCCTGCATTCCGTGATTGGAATTCGTGCCGTAATTGGTGATGGAACCGTGATCGAAAATTCCGTGGTGATGGGTGCCGACTATTATGAAAATGAAGCACCTGCGGGATTGCCTAAGCTGGGTATTGGCCGTGATTGTTACATTTCCCGAGCCATTATTGATAAGAATGCCCGCATCGGTGACGGCTGTTATATTACCCCCGACGGAAAACCGGATCCCTTCGAAAGTGATCTGTATACCGTTCGTGACGGTGTTATCTGTATACCAAAAACAACCGTCCTTCCTGCGGGAACGCGGCTGTAA
- a CDS encoding S-methyl-5'-thioadenosine phosphorylase has product MSGMIYGIIGGSGFYGISDWTLGEPVSVETPFGSPSDLYTPIHHQGHTFYFLPRHGRHHTILPFEINHRANIYGMKALGAETILSFSAVGSLREDMRPCDIVLPDQYFDRTKSPERHTFFGDGIAAHISFGNPVCSPLRRHMFTTIRDIMETVPAESKRRVFNRGTYVNMAGPAFSTKAESYTYRKLGFDIIGMTSLAEAKLAREAEICYTCVAMVTDYDCWHDEQDNVSAALVAQNMEHNKSIAMEILRRFVDAPPFYPDCSCHSALNGSIHTHPEAITQKQRDALRPIIGKYLP; this is encoded by the coding sequence ATGTCAGGTATGATTTACGGAATTATCGGCGGCTCCGGTTTCTACGGTATCTCAGACTGGACGTTAGGAGAACCCGTTTCTGTTGAAACACCATTCGGTTCACCGTCTGATCTTTATACACCCATTCATCACCAAGGACATACGTTCTACTTCCTTCCAAGGCATGGACGTCATCATACCATTCTCCCGTTCGAAATCAACCACCGCGCCAACATCTACGGCATGAAAGCACTGGGTGCAGAAACCATTCTCTCTTTCAGTGCCGTGGGCAGTCTCCGCGAAGATATGCGTCCCTGTGACATCGTCTTGCCCGATCAATATTTCGACCGCACCAAATCTCCGGAGCGTCATACCTTTTTCGGTGACGGTATTGCAGCCCACATATCTTTTGGCAATCCAGTCTGCTCGCCCCTGCGGCGGCATATGTTTACGACCATCCGTGATATTATGGAAACCGTTCCGGCCGAATCAAAACGGAGGGTCTTTAATCGCGGCACCTATGTCAACATGGCCGGACCGGCATTCTCGACCAAAGCAGAGTCCTATACCTATCGAAAACTGGGCTTTGATATCATCGGCATGACCAGCCTCGCCGAAGCCAAACTGGCCCGTGAAGCCGAAATCTGCTATACCTGCGTCGCTATGGTTACCGATTATGACTGCTGGCATGATGAACAGGATAACGTCTCCGCCGCACTGGTCGCGCAGAACATGGAGCATAATAAATCCATCGCCATGGAAATCCTCCGCCGTTTTGTTGACGCACCGCCATTCTATCCGGACTGTAGCTGCCACAGCGCATTAAACGGCTCCATTCACACCCATCCGGAAGCGATAACCCAGAAACAACGCGATGCACTGCGCCCCATTATCGGTAAATACTTACCCTGA
- a CDS encoding acetyltransferase has product MTAEKCVILGGGGHAKVLISCLLETNPDIELAILDSNSSLRQVCSVSIIGDDSMLPELVERGFCEFVVGVGSTGNCSIRVGLYEKALACGLLPRSVIHPTAIISPQASFGRGCQLMPGCIINADARIGENTIINTGAIVEHDCLIGSHVHLATGARLAGGVRVGDEVHIGIGSTVRQKIKIHTQAVVGAGAVVIGDVAACTVVAGVPAKPIG; this is encoded by the coding sequence ATGACGGCAGAAAAATGTGTGATTCTTGGTGGCGGCGGGCATGCCAAAGTGCTGATATCCTGTTTGTTAGAGACGAACCCTGATATCGAGCTGGCTATTTTGGATTCCAACAGTTCTTTGCGGCAGGTGTGTTCTGTTTCCATCATTGGCGATGATTCCATGCTGCCGGAGCTGGTTGAGCGGGGGTTCTGCGAGTTTGTCGTCGGCGTGGGCAGTACAGGAAATTGCTCCATTCGTGTGGGACTTTATGAAAAGGCGCTGGCGTGCGGACTGCTTCCCCGCTCGGTGATCCATCCTACGGCGATTATTTCACCGCAGGCGAGTTTTGGCCGGGGGTGTCAGCTGATGCCGGGCTGCATTATCAATGCGGATGCGCGTATTGGTGAAAATACGATCATTAACACAGGGGCGATCGTCGAGCATGATTGTCTGATCGGTTCGCACGTCCATCTGGCCACAGGAGCCAGGCTGGCCGGCGGGGTTCGGGTCGGGGATGAAGTACACATCGGCATCGGATCCACCGTTCGACAAAAAATAAAGATCCATACACAGGCCGTGGTAGGTGCAGGCGCCGTAGTTATCGGTGATGTTGCCGCCTGCACGGTTGTGGCCGGTGTTCCGGCCAAACCGATTGGCTGA
- the glgX gene encoding glycogen debranching enzyme GlgX yields the protein MSISKVYHAPNHVPTLPLFYGATPAPKGVYFKIFSRNASRVWLLLFKTASDEAPYKEYELTPEKHRVGDVWNIYVPRIKAGSFYVYRMESEADGPDGKFFDPDQWLLDPYAKAISGSAHWGDTNGFIPGQQTKNGKSFPKCIVVDDHFEWGNDVFPNTPMDESIIYEMHTRGFTAHVSSGVKRPGTYAGLMSKLPYLKKLGITAIELLPMQEFNEMEYFIENGNRINLRNYWGYSTQGFFAPMGRYSVDGTRGDQVKEFKKLVKACHRAGIEVILDVVFNHTDEGNGGGPTWCFRGIDNAVYYIMDQRQRDHYQNYSGCGNTLNCNNVVVREFILDCLKYWHHVMHVDGFRFDLASILTRGTNGAPLSNPPLVEAITEDPALKSAKVIAEAWDAAGLYQVGSFPGKRWAEWNGKYRDDVRRFWKGDQGMLRSFVRRLIGSPDLYAKDGQTPQKSINFITCHDGFTMNDLVSYNGKHNEANCENNNDGENHNNSFNYGEEGPSLDPGINALRLKQSKNLLATLFLSQGVPMMLAGDEFMRTQQGSNNAYCQDNDISWIDWKMLSKHRELHRFVTKLIAFRKAHACLRKKAFLNDKWDADPDVRWYGPEGNFVEWDHGQCIACQLVATDKEDEDLFIVYNASTESRTFALPKATYPWQLCISTQIHQPKWKFSSKSLKVEAQSINVLRSSLL from the coding sequence ATGTCCATATCTAAAGTGTACCATGCGCCAAATCACGTTCCGACATTACCCCTGTTCTATGGGGCAACGCCTGCTCCGAAAGGCGTGTATTTCAAGATTTTCAGCCGCAACGCATCTCGTGTCTGGCTGCTGTTGTTCAAAACGGCCTCGGACGAGGCTCCGTATAAAGAATATGAACTGACACCGGAAAAACATCGGGTCGGCGACGTCTGGAATATATACGTTCCGCGTATCAAAGCCGGCTCTTTTTACGTCTACCGCATGGAGTCAGAAGCCGACGGACCTGACGGGAAATTTTTTGATCCTGATCAGTGGCTCCTTGATCCCTATGCCAAAGCGATTTCAGGCTCAGCGCACTGGGGCGACACCAATGGCTTCATCCCGGGACAGCAAACGAAGAACGGGAAATCTTTTCCCAAGTGCATTGTCGTCGATGATCATTTTGAATGGGGCAACGATGTATTCCCCAATACGCCCATGGATGAATCCATTATCTACGAGATGCACACGCGCGGCTTTACCGCTCATGTCTCTTCCGGAGTCAAGCGTCCGGGCACATATGCAGGACTCATGTCCAAACTCCCCTATTTGAAAAAACTGGGCATTACAGCCATTGAACTGCTTCCGATGCAGGAATTTAATGAAATGGAATATTTCATTGAAAACGGAAACCGAATCAATCTGCGCAACTACTGGGGTTATAGTACACAGGGGTTTTTTGCGCCCATGGGACGGTACTCCGTCGACGGCACCAGAGGGGATCAAGTCAAAGAGTTTAAAAAACTGGTCAAAGCCTGCCACCGCGCCGGTATTGAAGTCATTCTTGATGTAGTTTTTAATCACACCGATGAGGGCAACGGCGGCGGTCCCACATGGTGTTTCCGCGGCATTGACAATGCCGTCTATTACATTATGGATCAGCGTCAGCGAGATCATTATCAGAATTATTCAGGCTGCGGCAACACCTTGAACTGCAACAATGTGGTGGTGCGCGAATTTATTCTGGACTGCCTGAAATACTGGCATCACGTGATGCACGTGGATGGATTCCGTTTCGATCTGGCATCTATTCTTACTCGGGGAACCAACGGGGCGCCCCTGTCCAATCCGCCCCTGGTCGAAGCGATCACTGAAGATCCGGCTCTAAAAAGTGCCAAAGTCATCGCTGAAGCATGGGATGCCGCCGGACTCTATCAGGTCGGTTCTTTCCCCGGAAAACGCTGGGCGGAATGGAACGGTAAATATCGCGACGATGTCCGCCGCTTCTGGAAAGGCGATCAGGGCATGCTCCGCTCCTTCGTGCGGCGCCTCATCGGCAGCCCCGATCTCTATGCCAAAGACGGACAGACCCCGCAGAAAAGTATCAATTTCATCACCTGTCACGACGGGTTTACCATGAACGACCTCGTGAGTTACAACGGCAAACATAACGAGGCCAACTGCGAAAATAATAATGACGGTGAAAACCACAACAACAGTTTTAATTACGGTGAAGAAGGCCCATCCCTTGACCCAGGCATAAACGCCCTGCGTCTAAAACAAAGCAAGAATCTGCTGGCCACCCTGTTCCTGTCTCAGGGCGTTCCTATGATGCTGGCCGGCGACGAATTTATGCGTACACAGCAAGGCAGCAACAACGCCTACTGTCAAGACAACGATATTTCCTGGATTGACTGGAAAATGCTGTCAAAACATCGCGAACTGCATCGCTTTGTCACCAAGCTTATTGCATTTCGCAAAGCCCATGCCTGTCTGCGCAAAAAAGCATTTCTAAATGATAAATGGGATGCCGATCCCGATGTGCGCTGGTATGGCCCGGAAGGAAATTTTGTGGAGTGGGATCACGGTCAGTGCATTGCCTGCCAGTTGGTGGCAACGGATAAAGAGGACGAAGATCTGTTTATCGTTTACAATGCCTCCACGGAATCACGTACCTTTGCTCTGCCGAAGGCCACCTATCCGTGGCAGCTTTGTATCAGCACGCAGATACATCAGCCCAAGTGGAAATTCAGCAGTAAATCACTGAAAGTCGAAGCACAAAGCATCAATGTGCTGCGTAGCAGCCTGCTCTGA
- the putP gene encoding sodium/proline symporter PutP, which translates to MNATMVIGGTFIVYLIFMLSIGAFFYRKNESLSDYFLGGRGLNRWVAALSAQASDMSGWLLLGLPGFAYLAGMEALWIALGLAVGTYLNWLFVARRLRKYTYAACDSITLPDYFANRFLGQSKALRVISALFILVFFLIYTSSGFVAGAKLFNTVFHIPYHTSLLVSVLVIISYTFMGGFMAVSWTDFFQGMIMFGAVLIVPALGIHVIGGWGAFVSQVNQTNPQLLNPFTSADGSQIGWIALVSSLAWGLGYFGQPHILTRFMAIENEKEVAPARRIAMIWVIISLGCAVLIGMVGRFCPGVELAAGKEETVFMTMVNVLTHPLLGGILLAAVLAAVMSTADSQLLVTSSALTEDLYRVWIRPQAGEKELVWVSRFTVVGVAILAFLLASNPESSVLGLVSYAWAGFGATFGPLVLLSLYWNRMTRHGAIAGVISGGLVVIGWKQLSGGIFDLYEIVPGFIVSIVAIIVVSLMDKDPEFKGYK; encoded by the coding sequence ATGAATGCAACAATGGTGATCGGCGGTACCTTTATTGTGTACCTTATTTTCATGTTATCTATCGGTGCGTTTTTTTATCGGAAAAACGAATCGCTTTCAGATTACTTTTTGGGTGGTCGCGGACTGAATCGCTGGGTGGCGGCGTTGAGTGCTCAGGCATCCGATATGAGCGGCTGGCTGTTGCTCGGTTTGCCGGGATTTGCCTATTTGGCGGGTATGGAGGCACTGTGGATTGCTTTGGGATTGGCGGTAGGAACCTATCTGAACTGGTTGTTTGTTGCGCGTCGTTTAAGAAAATATACCTATGCCGCCTGCGATTCCATTACGTTGCCTGACTATTTTGCAAACCGATTTTTGGGACAGTCCAAAGCCTTGCGTGTTATTTCAGCACTGTTTATTTTGGTTTTCTTTCTTATCTATACCTCATCCGGATTTGTCGCCGGGGCAAAACTGTTTAACACCGTATTTCATATTCCGTATCACACCTCGTTGCTGGTGAGTGTACTGGTTATTATTTCCTATACCTTCATGGGGGGATTCATGGCCGTGAGCTGGACAGACTTTTTTCAGGGCATGATCATGTTTGGTGCTGTTTTGATTGTGCCTGCGCTGGGTATTCATGTGATTGGCGGATGGGGGGCGTTTGTTTCACAGGTGAATCAGACGAATCCTCAATTGCTCAACCCCTTTACCTCTGCCGATGGGTCGCAGATTGGGTGGATTGCATTGGTATCAAGTTTGGCGTGGGGCTTAGGATATTTTGGCCAGCCGCACATTTTAACTCGTTTTATGGCGATTGAAAATGAAAAAGAAGTGGCTCCGGCACGGCGTATTGCGATGATCTGGGTGATCATCAGTTTGGGTTGTGCGGTATTGATTGGCATGGTGGGCCGTTTTTGCCCAGGCGTAGAGTTGGCGGCAGGAAAAGAAGAAACCGTTTTCATGACCATGGTGAACGTATTAACGCACCCTCTGCTGGGCGGTATTTTGCTGGCGGCGGTGTTGGCGGCAGTGATGAGTACGGCAGATTCGCAACTGCTGGTGACTTCGTCTGCACTGACCGAAGATTTATACCGCGTCTGGATCCGTCCGCAGGCAGGAGAAAAGGAACTCGTTTGGGTGAGCCGTTTTACGGTAGTGGGCGTGGCCATTTTAGCATTTCTACTGGCATCCAATCCCGAAAGCAGTGTGCTGGGACTGGTATCCTATGCGTGGGCCGGTTTCGGAGCAACTTTTGGTCCGCTGGTACTGCTGTCGCTATATTGGAACCGGATGACGCGTCATGGAGCGATTGCAGGTGTGATCAGTGGAGGTCTAGTGGTTATCGGCTGGAAACAGCTGTCCGGCGGCATTTTCGATCTTTATGAGATTGTTCCGGGATTCATTGTTTCGATCGTCGCCATTATTGTCGTGAGCTTAATGGACAAGGATCCCGAGTTCAAAGGCTATAAATAG
- a CDS encoding ATP-binding protein: MPVLKDHVERWIAKPQYRRWLYHIAALVIGGAMGWFVLYPANEFVSYFEVTSRTTGPLRFVIDQMIESITGETPYKTIYYTLLGMVIGLIQSKILSSFRKRVVSIQQLSEELERNISHVIARGEGPSLEFKSTFRWDVEKERANKAMEFSVLKTIAAFLNSEGGTLLIGVQDNGSVYGLENDYKTLRKKNRDGFDQIVVTSIAHNMGTNVCANVHLLFHELNDHDICRILVTRSTQPVFLKADGASKFYVRTGAATRELNVEEALSYSASHFQ; this comes from the coding sequence ATGCCTGTTTTAAAAGATCATGTGGAACGCTGGATTGCCAAACCGCAATACCGCCGCTGGCTGTATCATATTGCTGCACTGGTTATCGGCGGCGCGATGGGATGGTTTGTCCTATATCCGGCCAATGAATTTGTTTCTTACTTTGAAGTGACGTCACGAACTACAGGACCGTTGCGGTTTGTCATTGATCAAATGATCGAAAGCATCACAGGGGAAACGCCTTACAAAACCATATACTACACCTTGCTTGGCATGGTCATCGGATTGATTCAGTCAAAGATTCTGTCCTCTTTTCGTAAACGCGTGGTGAGTATACAGCAGCTTAGCGAGGAACTGGAGCGTAATATCAGCCACGTGATTGCACGCGGGGAAGGTCCGTCGCTTGAATTCAAATCGACGTTTCGCTGGGATGTAGAAAAAGAGCGTGCCAATAAAGCGATGGAATTTTCGGTATTAAAAACCATTGCCGCCTTTTTAAACAGCGAAGGCGGCACCCTCCTCATCGGCGTGCAGGATAACGGCTCAGTCTATGGCCTGGAGAATGACTACAAAACATTGCGGAAGAAAAATCGCGACGGGTTTGACCAAATCGTTGTAACTTCCATTGCGCACAACATGGGCACCAATGTCTGCGCCAATGTACACTTACTTTTTCATGAATTAAACGACCATGATATCTGCCGCATTCTTGTTACCCGCAGTACGCAGCCGGTTTTTCTAAAAGCGGACGGAGCATCCAAGTTCTATGTTCGGACAGGTGCCGCGACACGCGAACTGAATGTGGAGGAAGCACTGAGTTATTCAGCCTCACATTTCCAATAA